One Mycobacteroides salmoniphilum DNA segment encodes these proteins:
- a CDS encoding RND family transporter, with protein sequence MADNTGGIYGLIARIVRKAPVAVIGVWIGLAAILALTAPSLQKAIEDHPVDLLPKDAPVMETTRQMVESFQESGAQNILLIVLTNENGLTPADEQTYRVLAARMREDTRDVSMVQDFITKPMLREMMSSTDGKAWYLPVGLQGELATPESGKAYVGALKIIKDATAGTTLNAFTTGPTATVGDLTVVGERDLHKVEITTAALVLLILLIVYRNPVTMMLPLIVVGVSLGIAQAAVGGLAQMGLSISNQTLTFMTAMMMGAGVDYAVFLISRYHEYVKQGMDSDSAVTAALESIGKVVAASAATVAVTFLGMGFTKLGILSTIGPALSVSILIAFVASVTFLPAVLILVGRRGWVKPRKAYANKIWHRSGINIVKRPGTHLAVSLVILIILATCGAMVKFGYDDRKNLPSWADSNQGYAAIEKHFPVNSTLPQYLYIKSPHDLRTPRGLADLEQMAARVSQVPGVDKVRGITRPTGEPLEEAKLSFQAGEVGGKLGDASNLIDARTRDLDKLAAGGHTLADKLGEVRDSVKNSLGTARALVEVLAQLRGSGRTGTLADLDSVDKLVTSMHSLGDAIEANAQSASEVYGWIEPVARVLVGNPACEMDPACRSSREEMNKFLETKQDGTRDRIVELGRELKSVDNDKQISSTIARLRTALNAIDTNLRRLGLSDSYGIQQKFAEVLTGVNSLADGSAQLAEGVQMLVDQTKQMGGQLGDASTLLVAAKRDAAPGSMSGFYIPQQVLTQDSFKTAAAAFVSADGHAVRYLVQSNLNPFSPEAMDQVRAIQDAAHSAQPNTTLSDASISMAGLSAMYNDIRNYYNHDLRFIIVLTVIVVLLILVALLRAIVAPLYLIGSVIISYASAVGIGVIAFQFIGGQPLSWSVPGMAFIVLVAVGADYNLLFISRIRDESPDGIRSGVIKTVKSTGGVITSAGVIFAASMFGLLIGNLQSMVEAGFIIGMGLLLDTFLVRTITIPALVVLCGQANWWPAAIVEPWFQKHFSRSKADVEDAESPESDKADCPSGDSVLEEPLISVSHEAELVGRR encoded by the coding sequence GTGGCGGACAACACAGGTGGTATCTACGGACTGATCGCTCGGATCGTCCGGAAGGCTCCTGTCGCCGTCATCGGGGTGTGGATCGGTCTGGCCGCCATCTTGGCGCTCACCGCTCCTTCGCTGCAGAAGGCCATCGAGGATCACCCGGTGGATCTGCTGCCCAAGGATGCTCCCGTCATGGAGACCACGCGGCAGATGGTCGAGTCGTTCCAGGAGTCGGGTGCGCAGAACATCCTGCTGATCGTGCTCACCAACGAGAACGGGCTGACGCCCGCCGACGAACAGACCTATCGGGTTCTCGCGGCACGAATGCGCGAAGACACCCGCGATGTGAGCATGGTGCAGGACTTCATCACCAAACCGATGCTGCGCGAGATGATGTCGAGCACCGATGGCAAGGCGTGGTACCTGCCGGTGGGATTGCAGGGTGAGCTCGCCACCCCCGAATCCGGTAAGGCGTATGTCGGCGCCCTCAAGATCATCAAGGACGCCACCGCGGGCACCACCCTGAATGCCTTTACGACGGGGCCGACCGCCACCGTCGGGGATTTGACGGTGGTGGGAGAGCGCGACCTGCACAAGGTCGAAATCACGACGGCTGCTTTGGTTCTGCTCATCTTGCTGATCGTCTACCGCAATCCGGTGACGATGATGCTGCCGCTCATCGTGGTGGGCGTCTCACTCGGCATCGCCCAGGCGGCCGTCGGGGGACTGGCGCAGATGGGTCTGAGTATCTCGAATCAGACGCTGACATTCATGACCGCGATGATGATGGGCGCCGGTGTCGACTACGCGGTCTTCCTCATCAGCCGATATCACGAATATGTCAAACAGGGCATGGATTCCGACAGCGCGGTGACCGCCGCGCTGGAATCCATCGGCAAGGTGGTTGCGGCATCGGCGGCGACGGTGGCGGTGACCTTCCTGGGTATGGGCTTTACCAAGCTGGGGATCCTGTCCACCATCGGTCCGGCGCTGAGTGTGTCCATCCTGATCGCATTCGTGGCATCGGTGACCTTCCTGCCGGCGGTGCTGATCCTGGTGGGACGCCGAGGCTGGGTGAAGCCGAGAAAGGCTTACGCCAATAAGATTTGGCACCGCTCGGGAATCAATATCGTCAAACGTCCGGGTACGCACCTGGCGGTCAGTCTGGTCATCCTGATCATCCTTGCCACCTGTGGTGCGATGGTGAAGTTCGGATACGACGATCGCAAGAACCTGCCCTCCTGGGCCGACAGTAATCAGGGCTACGCCGCGATCGAGAAACACTTCCCGGTGAATTCGACGCTGCCGCAATACCTCTACATCAAATCGCCCCACGATCTGCGCACCCCGCGCGGGCTGGCCGACCTGGAGCAGATGGCCGCGCGGGTGAGCCAGGTGCCCGGTGTCGACAAGGTGCGCGGTATCACCCGGCCCACGGGTGAACCGCTGGAGGAGGCCAAGCTGTCCTTTCAGGCCGGTGAGGTGGGCGGGAAGCTGGGCGATGCATCGAACCTGATCGATGCCCGCACCAGGGACTTGGACAAGCTCGCCGCGGGTGGACACACGTTGGCGGACAAGCTCGGTGAGGTCCGCGACTCGGTGAAGAACTCATTGGGCACGGCGCGCGCACTGGTTGAGGTGTTGGCCCAGCTGCGCGGCAGTGGTAGGACGGGTACCCTCGCCGATCTGGACTCCGTGGACAAGCTGGTCACCAGCATGCATTCTCTCGGAGACGCCATCGAGGCCAATGCCCAGAGTGCCAGTGAGGTGTACGGCTGGATCGAACCCGTCGCACGTGTGTTGGTGGGCAATCCGGCCTGTGAGATGGACCCAGCGTGCCGCTCCTCGCGAGAGGAGATGAACAAGTTCCTGGAAACCAAACAGGATGGCACCAGGGACAGGATCGTCGAGCTCGGTCGTGAGTTGAAGTCCGTCGACAACGACAAACAGATCAGCTCGACCATTGCCCGACTGCGCACCGCGCTGAACGCCATCGACACGAACCTGCGCCGGCTGGGCCTGTCCGACTCCTACGGCATCCAGCAGAAATTCGCCGAGGTCCTGACCGGGGTCAACTCACTGGCCGATGGCAGCGCACAGCTGGCCGAGGGTGTGCAGATGCTGGTGGACCAGACCAAACAGATGGGCGGCCAGTTGGGTGATGCCTCAACGCTCCTGGTCGCAGCCAAGCGGGACGCGGCACCCGGATCGATGTCCGGTTTCTACATACCGCAGCAGGTGCTCACCCAAGACTCCTTCAAGACCGCTGCGGCAGCATTCGTTTCGGCCGATGGGCATGCGGTGCGCTATCTGGTGCAAAGCAACCTGAATCCGTTCAGTCCCGAGGCGATGGATCAGGTCCGCGCCATCCAGGACGCTGCGCACAGCGCGCAGCCCAACACCACACTGTCCGATGCGTCCATCTCGATGGCCGGGTTGTCGGCGATGTACAACGACATCCGCAACTACTACAACCACGACCTGCGGTTCATCATCGTGCTGACGGTGATCGTGGTGCTGCTCATCCTCGTCGCGCTGCTGCGGGCCATTGTCGCGCCGCTGTATCTCATTGGTTCGGTGATCATTTCGTACGCCTCGGCGGTGGGCATCGGGGTGATCGCGTTCCAGTTCATCGGTGGGCAGCCGTTGAGTTGGAGTGTGCCGGGCATGGCGTTCATCGTGCTGGTCGCGGTGGGCGCGGACTACAACCTGTTGTTCATCTCGCGCATCCGGGATGAGTCGCCCGACGGCATCCGCTCCGGGGTCATCAAGACGGTCAAGTCGACCGGAGGTGTGATCACCTCTGCCGGAGTCATTTTCGCTGCGTCGATGTTCGGCTTGCTGATCGGCAACCTGCAGTCGATGGTCGAAGCGGGCTTCATCATCGGGATGGGCCTGCTGCTGGATACCTTCCTGGTGCGCACCATCACCATTCCCGCTCTGGTGGTGCTGTGTGGACAGGCCAACTGGTGGCCCGCTGCGATCGTGGAACCCTGGTTCCAGAAGCATTTTTCGCGGTCGAAGGCCGATGTTGAGGATGCGGAGTCGCCGGAATCGGACAAGGCCGATTGCCCTAGCGGCGATTCGGTGCTCGAGGAGCCCCTGATTTCCGTTTCGCACGAAGCCGAGCTCGTAGGCCGTCGATGA
- a CDS encoding TetR/AcrR family transcriptional regulator C-terminal domain-containing protein encodes MILNRETIARAGLALLDEKGSDGLTMRALAASLGVQAPALYWHVKNRRELIDLMGEAIMSDAQDAFDNTSAPWDIFLANGARAFRQAMLRYHQGARILAGTFVTNAADVLEPMLDAMTSAGFTVREAARLTPVIHHYTIGFTIEQQARDGSEYPGPNPYTEENLIARLDLQKYPAIMEAFSELYEPDFDADFEDGLAIIIDGLRARLRAKRKSGAPRAPNRR; translated from the coding sequence GTGATTTTGAATCGGGAAACCATCGCGCGGGCCGGCCTGGCCCTGCTGGACGAGAAGGGCAGCGACGGCCTCACCATGCGTGCGCTGGCGGCGTCCCTCGGCGTGCAGGCACCGGCCCTGTACTGGCATGTGAAGAACCGGCGCGAGCTCATCGACCTCATGGGCGAGGCGATCATGAGTGATGCCCAGGATGCCTTCGACAACACCTCTGCGCCATGGGATATCTTCCTGGCCAACGGCGCTCGAGCCTTTCGGCAGGCAATGCTGCGCTATCACCAGGGCGCCCGGATCCTGGCGGGCACCTTCGTGACCAATGCCGCCGACGTGCTGGAACCGATGCTGGATGCCATGACGTCTGCCGGGTTCACCGTCCGCGAAGCGGCCCGTCTGACACCCGTGATCCACCACTACACCATCGGATTCACCATTGAACAGCAGGCCCGGGATGGCTCCGAGTACCCCGGACCCAATCCCTATACCGAAGAAAACCTGATCGCCAGGCTCGATCTACAGAAGTATCCCGCGATCATGGAGGCCTTCTCAGAGCTCTACGAGCCCGACTTCGATGCCGACTTCGAGGACGGACTCGCGATCATCATCGACGGCCTACGAGCTCGGCTTCGTGCGAAACGGAAATCAGGGGCTCCTCGAGCACCGAATCGCCGCTAG
- a CDS encoding SRPBCC family protein encodes MPSLDAVDEAFLSSAPVRASHTISVPVSADTVWRELTNDTTLRWLAPGIRVVWGSPRAGVGAVRKIGPAVGPKVNEHYFLWEEGRRKAFYVTSLPVPVPGLRAFAEDYVVTPTDRGADFTWAWAIDGTGPIRNATPAVSAIVGFSMKRTQRYFDKIAAAAR; translated from the coding sequence ATGCCTTCGCTTGACGCAGTCGATGAAGCCTTCCTGTCCAGCGCTCCCGTGAGAGCGAGCCACACCATCTCCGTGCCGGTGTCCGCCGACACCGTGTGGCGTGAGCTGACCAACGACACCACGCTGCGGTGGTTGGCGCCGGGTATCAGGGTCGTGTGGGGTAGCCCCCGCGCCGGCGTCGGTGCTGTTCGCAAGATCGGGCCCGCGGTGGGGCCGAAGGTGAATGAGCACTACTTCCTCTGGGAGGAAGGACGACGGAAGGCGTTCTACGTGACCAGCTTGCCGGTGCCGGTGCCTGGCTTGCGTGCCTTCGCCGAGGACTATGTGGTGACGCCGACGGATCGCGGCGCCGACTTCACCTGGGCATGGGCCATTGACGGCACGGGCCCGATTCGCAATGCCACCCCCGCGGTGAGCGCCATCGTCGGTTTCTCGATGAAGCGCACCCAGAGGTACTTCGACAAGATCGCCGCCGCAGCAAGGTAA
- a CDS encoding LLM class F420-dependent oxidoreductase, translating to MARVAETLEFGVFIPQGWRLDLVGIAPEHQWDVMRDLVRYAEDGPWDSVWVYDHFHTVPVPTDEATHEAWTLMSAFAAVTSRIKLGQMCTAMGYRNPVYLAKIAATVDIISGGRTQMGIGGGWYEHEWRAYGYGFPGAAERLGRLREGVRIMRDAWRDGRVSLDGTYYQVDDAIVAPKPLQSEGIPLWIAGGGEKVTLRIAARYAQYTNFGQSPEEFEHKSKVLAAHCKDIGTDFDAIVRSANMNIVVGADEAEVADRLAAIRARLIPVIGEDVAEATVGNLAETAGTPEQIAERLAALRRLGLGYAICNFPEAAYDRSGIDLFVREIVASSS from the coding sequence GTGGCGCGGGTGGCCGAGACACTGGAGTTCGGAGTCTTCATCCCGCAGGGCTGGCGCCTGGATCTGGTAGGCATAGCGCCCGAGCATCAATGGGACGTCATGCGCGATCTGGTCCGCTATGCGGAGGATGGCCCGTGGGACTCGGTGTGGGTGTACGACCACTTCCATACCGTGCCGGTGCCCACCGACGAGGCGACCCACGAAGCGTGGACGCTGATGTCCGCCTTCGCGGCGGTGACCTCGCGAATCAAACTGGGGCAGATGTGTACGGCCATGGGATACCGAAACCCGGTGTATCTGGCCAAGATCGCTGCGACAGTGGACATCATCTCGGGTGGACGCACTCAGATGGGTATCGGCGGCGGCTGGTATGAGCACGAATGGCGCGCGTACGGCTATGGCTTTCCGGGCGCCGCCGAGCGGCTCGGCAGGCTGCGCGAGGGAGTGCGCATCATGCGCGACGCCTGGCGCGACGGACGCGTCTCCCTGGACGGCACCTATTACCAGGTCGATGATGCCATCGTTGCTCCCAAACCCTTGCAGTCCGAGGGTATTCCGCTGTGGATCGCCGGGGGCGGCGAGAAGGTGACATTGCGGATCGCGGCGCGCTATGCGCAATACACCAACTTCGGCCAGAGTCCCGAAGAATTCGAGCACAAGTCGAAAGTGCTTGCGGCGCACTGCAAGGACATTGGCACCGACTTCGATGCGATTGTCCGGAGCGCCAACATGAACATCGTCGTCGGAGCCGATGAGGCCGAGGTCGCCGATCGTCTGGCCGCCATCAGGGCGCGGCTCATCCCGGTCATTGGTGAGGACGTCGCCGAGGCCACGGTGGGGAACCTTGCCGAGACGGCGGGAACCCCGGAGCAGATCGCCGAGCGTCTGGCCGCGTTGCGCCGGCTGGGGCTGGGCTATGCGATATGCAATTTCCCGGAAGCGGCCTATGACCGTTCCGGAATCGACTTGTTTGTTCGCGAGATAGTCGCCAGCAGTTCATAG
- a CDS encoding PA14 domain-containing protein, whose translation MRVFVLLAVFLVVAACAPARNATDAAAQNPCDVGQYWTRYYNNTDHAGTAVLARCEYSVGGNFTGSPAPGVRPDEFSVDATGSLRFPVTGEYQIASMSGGVVGRVWLDDEQIFDHANTRDWGTDLATRTVQAGVHAVRVSYASTSGPAVQEFSVSQVALGRESANGNFFAANSFLNQPLPPSPAIDPRSPNWVATLMHHPDIKAIDVNEDIWTTAVYHAPAGTPTRTVAVRNSGKSIDIPYLPHYLPTQDADAHLAIIDDSTGCEYEFQSFKPDSMSAIAQATYRVNTGSGGHVSGPAHSGGELSYLAGLITPEDVQAGVIDHALRFAIPINAPTYVYPGTRSDGTIPDGVPEGIRIQLDPSLDLRTLNLTPFQRMVATALQKYGAFDADVAKTFSLTARSVIDGTRYSTRIDDLPRELIGHLRFLTPSISSTDVQLDTAANTGCRQQH comes from the coding sequence GTGCGCGTGTTCGTTCTGCTTGCGGTGTTCCTGGTGGTGGCTGCCTGTGCACCCGCCCGGAACGCGACGGATGCGGCGGCCCAGAACCCTTGCGATGTAGGTCAATATTGGACGCGCTACTACAACAACACTGATCATGCCGGCACCGCGGTGCTCGCCCGATGCGAGTACTCGGTGGGCGGGAACTTCACGGGATCTCCTGCGCCGGGTGTACGGCCCGACGAATTTTCGGTCGATGCCACCGGCTCGCTGCGATTTCCGGTGACGGGCGAGTACCAGATTGCCTCGATGAGCGGTGGCGTCGTCGGGCGAGTGTGGCTCGATGACGAGCAGATCTTCGATCATGCCAACACCCGTGACTGGGGAACCGATCTGGCCACGCGCACCGTCCAGGCCGGTGTGCACGCGGTCCGGGTCAGCTATGCCAGTACGAGTGGCCCTGCGGTACAGGAGTTCTCGGTGTCCCAAGTCGCGCTGGGCCGGGAGTCCGCGAACGGCAACTTCTTCGCGGCGAACTCATTCTTGAACCAGCCGCTCCCGCCCAGCCCGGCGATCGACCCTCGTTCGCCGAATTGGGTTGCCACCCTGATGCATCACCCTGACATCAAAGCAATCGACGTCAACGAGGACATTTGGACTACCGCCGTCTATCACGCACCCGCGGGCACTCCTACCCGGACCGTCGCCGTCCGCAACAGTGGGAAGTCGATCGACATCCCGTATCTGCCGCATTACCTGCCCACGCAGGACGCCGACGCGCATCTGGCAATCATCGACGACAGCACCGGGTGCGAATACGAGTTCCAGTCCTTCAAGCCGGATTCGATGTCGGCGATCGCGCAGGCCACCTATCGGGTAAACACCGGATCGGGCGGGCATGTCAGTGGACCCGCGCATTCGGGGGGCGAGCTGTCCTACCTCGCCGGGCTGATCACGCCGGAAGACGTACAGGCCGGAGTGATCGATCATGCGCTGCGGTTCGCGATCCCGATCAACGCACCCACCTACGTGTACCCGGGTACGCGGTCGGACGGCACGATTCCGGATGGGGTGCCCGAGGGGATCAGAATTCAGCTTGATCCGTCCCTGGACTTGCGGACGTTGAACCTGACCCCCTTCCAGCGGATGGTGGCGACGGCGCTACAGAAGTACGGGGCGTTTGACGCCGACGTCGCCAAGACCTTCTCGCTGACCGCGCGCAGCGTGATCGACGGCACCCGCTATTCGACCCGGATCGACGATCTGCCGCGCGAGCTGATCGGGCATCTTCGGTTCCTGACGCCCTCGATCAGCTCCACGGATGTCCAGCTCGACACCGCCGCCAACACTGGATGCCGGCAGCAGCACTGA
- a CDS encoding FAD-dependent monooxygenase, producing the protein MTEHAVVIAGGGPTGLMLAGELALAGVDVAVLERRGSHEEVGSRAAGVHSRTIEVFDQRGIAERFLAQGMTGQATHFSGIFMSIEDFPTRHPYALGLLQHYTEKTLAAWITELGVPIYYNDEVLGFTQDDSGVDVELADGRAMRGRYLIGCDGGRSAIRKAAGIGFPGHDPSCSAMLVDAEITEQPLEFGLLRKPGQAFLAILPFEEGWCRLVFSTDLSRLGTEPTLEEAKEALIAIAGTDFGLHSPRWMSRFSDMTRQADRYRDRRLFLAGDSAHIHFPFGGQGLNTGVQDAVNLGWKLAAVIKGEAPDSLLDTYHSERHPVAERVLHNTMAQTPLSEAGPRMDALRDIVADLLAMEEPRKRIAGMMSGLDIHYEVGGHQGAAHPLLGRRMPDLDVVTPDGPTRVYPYLHTARPVLFNFGESPSLRVDGWADRVQLVDAKYSGAWDLPVLGEVSAPDAVLVRPDGYVAWVGEGSDTGLGEALTRWIGSPVPA; encoded by the coding sequence ATGACCGAGCATGCAGTGGTTATCGCGGGCGGAGGCCCGACCGGGCTGATGTTGGCAGGCGAGCTCGCCCTCGCCGGTGTCGACGTTGCGGTGTTGGAACGTCGGGGCAGCCACGAGGAGGTGGGATCGCGCGCGGCGGGAGTGCATTCGCGCACCATCGAGGTGTTCGATCAGCGGGGGATCGCCGAGAGGTTCCTCGCCCAGGGGATGACCGGCCAGGCGACCCATTTTTCGGGCATCTTCATGAGCATCGAGGACTTCCCCACCCGCCACCCATACGCGCTGGGCCTGCTTCAGCATTACACCGAGAAGACGCTGGCGGCCTGGATCACCGAGCTCGGGGTGCCGATCTACTACAACGACGAGGTGCTCGGGTTCACCCAGGATGACTCCGGTGTGGATGTGGAACTTGCCGACGGGCGTGCGATGCGCGGGCGGTATCTCATCGGATGCGATGGCGGACGCAGCGCCATCCGTAAGGCCGCGGGGATCGGGTTTCCCGGCCATGACCCGTCCTGCTCGGCGATGCTGGTGGATGCCGAGATCACCGAGCAACCTCTCGAGTTCGGGCTGCTGCGCAAGCCCGGTCAGGCATTCCTGGCCATTCTGCCGTTCGAGGAGGGGTGGTGCCGGCTGGTCTTCAGTACCGACCTCTCCCGGCTCGGAACCGAACCGACCCTGGAGGAAGCGAAGGAAGCGCTTATCGCCATAGCGGGAACGGATTTCGGACTACACAGCCCGCGCTGGATGTCCCGATTCTCCGATATGACCCGCCAGGCCGACCGGTACCGCGATCGGCGCCTGTTCCTCGCGGGCGATTCCGCGCATATCCACTTCCCGTTCGGCGGCCAAGGACTCAACACCGGTGTCCAGGACGCGGTGAACCTGGGGTGGAAGCTTGCCGCGGTGATCAAGGGAGAGGCCCCGGACTCGCTGCTGGACACCTATCACTCCGAGCGCCACCCGGTGGCGGAACGGGTGCTGCACAACACCATGGCCCAAACACCGTTGTCCGAGGCAGGTCCGCGGATGGACGCGCTGCGTGACATCGTGGCCGACCTGCTGGCCATGGAAGAACCGCGCAAGCGCATCGCCGGCATGATGAGCGGCCTGGATATCCACTATGAGGTCGGTGGGCATCAGGGCGCAGCGCATCCACTGCTGGGTCGCCGGATGCCGGACCTGGATGTGGTAACCCCGGATGGGCCCACACGCGTCTACCCGTACCTGCACACCGCGCGTCCCGTGCTGTTCAACTTCGGCGAGTCGCCGAGCTTGCGTGTCGACGGTTGGGCCGACCGGGTTCAGCTGGTGGACGCGAAATACTCAGGTGCATGGGACCTTCCGGTGCTGGGTGAAGTGTCGGCACCGGATGCGGTGCTGGTGCGGCCCGACGGCTATGTCGCCTGGGTGGGGGAGGGTTCCGATACCGGCCTCGGCGAAGCGCTCACCCGCTGGATCGGATCGCCGGTTCCGGCGTAA
- a CDS encoding PA14 domain-containing protein: MSYSNGGGGTWADGSASGGTLLGLYGQNAVATNTVWLQASSRIVIRARGQQCLGAPAMRVSVDNAAVGTFTVAANTLTEYSVDVSIAEGSHSITITNSAAYSTFFCGRMLVLDKVTVVWTAPTTTAPTTVPPTATTAPTTPPSDCAVNEYQASYYNNTALSGSPVVRQCETSVGGNFRSAAPVSGVNTSNWGAQYAGTIHFPVSGNYVFSADTGNMAVGVWLDGQLVIDKGAVSWGRNLAAKDVAAGDHAVQVAFWKTSGDSFEFFSVSQMGPGPASTNGNYYAADSFWNTPIPADAQIDPRSDGWVAMLGNQNGISLNSSTWTQPIYVAPPGTPTRAIRITNSNKNLTVPYLSSYTASPDGDSALIIVDQAKGCAYELEMFNNSFSAVASASYHAYTGTGGHTSGPAHSGGELSWLAGLIRSTEVNAGGINHALRYALPIGSPRFAYPGTRSDGSTPNGIPQGTRMRLDPSLDLDQFGLTSFQRMVAVALQNYGGYNADTAGVLAVATENTAASAPFNVSLSGLPQPLIQHLQFLKPTVASTDIRLDEQADQTCAQQQ, translated from the coding sequence ATGTCCTACTCGAACGGGGGCGGCGGAACCTGGGCGGACGGTAGCGCGTCCGGTGGAACACTGCTGGGTCTGTACGGCCAGAATGCGGTTGCCACCAATACAGTGTGGCTGCAGGCTTCGTCGAGAATTGTTATTCGGGCACGCGGGCAGCAATGTCTGGGCGCACCGGCGATGCGGGTGAGCGTCGACAATGCCGCGGTGGGCACCTTCACGGTGGCGGCCAATACTTTGACCGAGTATTCGGTGGATGTGTCGATCGCTGAGGGGTCGCATTCGATCACCATTACGAACAGCGCGGCGTACAGCACGTTCTTCTGCGGGCGAATGCTGGTGCTGGACAAGGTGACGGTGGTCTGGACCGCGCCGACCACGACGGCGCCCACCACGGTCCCGCCGACAGCCACGACGGCTCCGACGACCCCACCGTCGGATTGTGCCGTGAATGAGTACCAGGCCAGTTACTACAACAACACCGCGCTGAGCGGATCTCCGGTGGTGCGACAGTGTGAGACATCGGTGGGCGGCAACTTTCGAAGTGCCGCACCGGTATCCGGCGTCAACACCTCGAACTGGGGTGCCCAGTATGCCGGAACCATTCACTTTCCCGTCAGCGGCAACTACGTGTTCAGCGCGGACACCGGAAACATGGCGGTGGGCGTGTGGCTCGACGGACAACTGGTCATCGACAAGGGGGCCGTGAGCTGGGGCCGAAATCTGGCCGCCAAGGACGTCGCCGCGGGCGATCACGCGGTTCAGGTCGCCTTCTGGAAGACGTCCGGCGATTCTTTCGAGTTCTTTTCGGTCTCACAAATGGGGCCGGGCCCGGCCAGTACCAACGGTAACTACTACGCCGCGGACTCTTTCTGGAATACGCCTATCCCCGCCGATGCCCAGATCGACCCTCGCTCCGACGGCTGGGTGGCGATGCTGGGAAATCAAAACGGCATCTCGCTGAACAGCAGCACGTGGACCCAACCCATCTACGTCGCGCCACCTGGCACTCCTACCCGCGCCATCCGGATCACCAACTCGAATAAGAATCTGACCGTTCCGTATCTGTCGTCCTACACGGCGAGTCCGGATGGCGACAGCGCGCTGATCATTGTGGATCAGGCGAAGGGATGCGCCTACGAGTTGGAGATGTTCAACAATTCGTTCTCGGCGGTGGCCTCGGCTTCGTACCACGCGTACACGGGCACCGGCGGGCACACGTCGGGGCCGGCTCACTCCGGCGGGGAACTGTCCTGGCTTGCCGGGCTCATTAGATCGACCGAGGTGAACGCGGGCGGCATCAACCATGCGCTGCGATATGCGCTGCCCATCGGCTCACCACGATTTGCCTATCCGGGCACCCGTTCCGACGGCAGCACGCCCAATGGCATTCCGCAGGGAACCAGAATGCGGCTCGACCCGAGCCTCGACCTTGACCAATTTGGGCTCACCTCCTTCCAGCGGATGGTGGCTGTCGCGTTGCAGAACTACGGCGGCTACAACGCCGATACCGCGGGGGTGCTCGCCGTCGCCACCGAGAACACCGCGGCCTCGGCGCCGTTCAACGTCTCGCTCTCAGGCCTACCGCAGCCCCTCATTCAGCACCTGCAGTTCCTCAAACCGACTGTGGCGTCGACGGACATCCGGCTGGACGAGCAGGCCGACCAGACGTGCGCCCAGCAGCAGTAG